A single region of the Streptomyces virginiae genome encodes:
- a CDS encoding serine hydrolase domain-containing protein has translation MNRRLALGAALLAVTAAVAPATTAHAAPITAQGAPTTPDLEALTQALRNTTAAGAPGALARFSGPGGVSVRTVGVRDRATGSAMDPQARFRIGSVSKTFTSVVLLQLVDEGRIDLDTAVNRYLPGLLPDDRITVRHLLTHRSGLADYTDAMFEHTVPGFEAVRNKVFSYQDLVDLSLREPRTTEPGVAYKYSNTNFVVVGMLIEKATGNGVAEEYERRIIKPLKLRNTSYVHPGTQIKGLHTRGYLHPDEAGAPLVDSTEQTVSWAQSAGAVISDPADLNTFTSALLRGRLLPARLLDAMLTVTPTDSTNTRFYGLGLRRYDLSCGTSVYGHTGTVQGFYTYAFSTRDGRRSLSAMANTSNRGEANTALGGTLEAAFCGKPAPKTAQRGFGFAPAEMDLPEHNAR, from the coding sequence ATGAACCGACGTCTGGCCCTCGGTGCGGCCCTGCTGGCGGTGACGGCCGCCGTGGCTCCGGCGACCACCGCCCACGCCGCGCCGATCACCGCCCAGGGCGCCCCGACCACCCCCGATCTCGAAGCGCTGACCCAGGCGTTGCGGAACACGACCGCCGCCGGCGCGCCGGGAGCGTTGGCCCGCTTCAGCGGACCGGGCGGGGTCAGCGTCCGGACGGTGGGGGTACGCGACAGGGCCACGGGCTCGGCGATGGACCCGCAGGCCCGCTTCCGGATCGGGAGCGTCAGCAAGACGTTCACCTCCGTCGTCCTGCTGCAGCTGGTGGACGAGGGCCGGATCGACTTGGACACGGCCGTCAACCGGTACCTGCCCGGGCTGCTGCCCGACGACCGGATCACCGTGCGCCATCTGCTCACCCACCGCAGCGGGCTGGCGGACTACACGGACGCGATGTTCGAACACACCGTGCCGGGCTTCGAAGCCGTGCGCAACAAGGTGTTCAGCTACCAGGATCTGGTGGACCTCTCGCTCCGCGAACCGCGGACGACCGAGCCCGGCGTCGCGTACAAGTACTCGAACACCAACTTCGTGGTCGTCGGCATGCTCATCGAGAAGGCCACCGGCAACGGCGTGGCCGAGGAGTACGAGCGGCGCATCATCAAGCCGCTGAAGCTGCGCAACACCTCCTACGTGCACCCCGGCACGCAGATCAAGGGACTGCACACCCGCGGCTACCTCCACCCCGACGAGGCCGGCGCGCCGCTGGTCGACTCCACCGAGCAGACGGTGTCGTGGGCCCAGTCGGCCGGAGCGGTGATCTCCGACCCCGCCGACCTGAACACCTTCACCTCCGCGCTCCTCCGCGGCCGGCTGCTGCCCGCCCGCCTGCTGGACGCCATGCTCACGGTGACGCCGACCGACTCCACGAACACCCGGTTCTACGGGCTCGGACTGCGCCGCTACGACCTGTCGTGCGGCACCTCGGTCTACGGGCACACGGGTACCGTGCAGGGCTTCTACACCTACGCCTTCTCCACCCGCGACGGGCGCCGCTCCCTCTCCGCGATGGCGAACACCTCGAACAGGGGGGAGGCGAACACGGCCCTCGGCGGGACCCTCGAAGCGGCGTTCTGCGGCAAGCCGGCCCCGAAGACCGCCCAGCGCGGATTCGGCTTCGCCCCGGCCGAGATGGACCTGCCGGAGCACAACGCGCGCTGA
- a CDS encoding galactose-binding domain-containing protein — MTISRHTHHRRRPLAVLSLLLAVVAMVLGPVPSSSAADPGWWNPVARPAPDSDINVTGEPFKGTDSQGRVRGFVDAHDHLMSNEGFGGRLICGKPFSEAGVADALKDCPEHYPDGTLAIFDFITKGGDGKHDPNGWPTFKDWPAHDSLTHQQNYYAWVERAWRGGQRVLVNDLVTNGVICSVYFFKDRGCDEMTAIRLEAQKTYDMQAYIDKMYGGPGKGWFRIVTDSAQARDVVQQGKLAVVLGVETSEPFGCKQILDIAQCSKADIDRGLDELYRLGVRSMFLCHKFDNALCGVRFDEGALGTAINAGQFLSTGTFWKTEQCTGPQHDNPIGLAAAAPAVQSKLPEGVAIPSYAADARCNTRGLTELGEYAVRGMMKRKMMLEVDHMSVKAAGRSFDIMESESYPGVISSHSWMDMDWTERVYKLGGFIASYMSGAEGFSAEAKRTDALRDKYNVGYGYGTDMNGVGGWPGPRGADTPNPVRYPFRSTDGGSVIDKQTTGSRTWDLNTDGASHYGLVPDWIEDIRLVGGQGVVDDLFKGAESYLTTWGNSEKHRSGVNLATGSPASASSAEWWNPFVNFSPGRAVDGDSGSRWASEWNDNQWLRIDLGSANRVGRITLDWEAAYGKAYRIEVSTDDTNWQTAWSTTASDGGLDTARFSGVTARYVRVQGLQRATKWGYSLHEVGVYSS, encoded by the coding sequence ATGACCATTTCTCGACACACGCACCACAGGCGTAGGCCCCTGGCGGTCCTGTCATTGCTCCTCGCCGTGGTGGCCATGGTGCTCGGCCCCGTACCCTCCTCCTCCGCCGCCGATCCCGGCTGGTGGAACCCGGTCGCGCGGCCCGCACCCGACTCCGACATCAACGTCACCGGCGAGCCCTTCAAGGGCACCGACTCCCAGGGACGGGTCCGGGGCTTCGTCGACGCGCACGACCACCTGATGTCCAACGAGGGCTTCGGCGGCCGGCTCATCTGCGGCAAGCCGTTCTCCGAGGCGGGGGTGGCCGACGCGCTCAAGGACTGCCCCGAGCACTACCCCGACGGCACCCTCGCGATCTTCGACTTCATCACCAAGGGTGGTGACGGCAAGCACGACCCGAACGGCTGGCCGACCTTCAAGGACTGGCCCGCCCACGACTCGTTGACCCACCAGCAGAACTACTACGCCTGGGTCGAACGGGCCTGGCGCGGCGGTCAGCGCGTGCTCGTGAACGACCTCGTCACCAACGGCGTCATCTGCTCGGTCTACTTCTTCAAGGACCGCGGCTGCGACGAGATGACCGCCATCCGGCTCGAAGCGCAGAAGACCTACGACATGCAGGCCTACATCGACAAGATGTACGGCGGCCCGGGCAAGGGCTGGTTCCGTATCGTCACCGACTCCGCGCAGGCCCGCGACGTCGTCCAGCAGGGCAAGCTCGCCGTGGTCCTCGGCGTCGAGACCTCCGAACCCTTCGGCTGCAAGCAGATCCTGGACATCGCCCAGTGCAGCAAGGCGGACATCGACCGCGGCCTGGACGAGCTGTACCGCCTCGGCGTGCGCAGCATGTTCCTGTGCCACAAGTTCGACAACGCCCTGTGCGGAGTCCGCTTCGACGAGGGCGCCCTCGGCACGGCCATCAACGCGGGCCAGTTCCTGTCGACCGGAACCTTCTGGAAGACGGAGCAGTGCACCGGCCCCCAGCACGACAACCCCATCGGACTGGCCGCCGCCGCACCCGCGGTGCAGAGCAAACTCCCCGAAGGGGTGGCGATCCCGTCCTACGCCGCCGACGCCCGGTGCAATACGCGCGGACTCACGGAACTCGGCGAGTACGCGGTGCGCGGCATGATGAAGCGCAAGATGATGCTCGAGGTCGACCACATGAGCGTGAAGGCCGCGGGCCGGTCCTTCGACATCATGGAGTCCGAGTCGTACCCGGGTGTGATCTCCTCGCACAGCTGGATGGACATGGACTGGACCGAGCGGGTCTACAAGCTCGGCGGTTTCATCGCCTCGTACATGAGCGGCGCCGAGGGATTCAGCGCCGAGGCGAAGCGGACGGACGCGCTGCGCGACAAGTACAACGTCGGCTACGGGTACGGCACCGACATGAACGGCGTCGGCGGCTGGCCCGGACCGCGCGGGGCCGACACCCCGAACCCGGTGCGCTACCCGTTCCGCAGCACCGACGGCGGCTCGGTCATCGACAAGCAGACCACCGGTTCGCGCACGTGGGACCTCAACACCGACGGCGCCTCGCACTACGGTCTGGTCCCCGACTGGATCGAGGACATCCGCCTCGTCGGCGGCCAAGGTGTGGTGGACGACCTGTTCAAGGGCGCCGAGTCCTACCTGACCACCTGGGGGAACTCCGAGAAGCACAGGTCCGGGGTGAACCTCGCCACGGGCTCCCCCGCCTCGGCGTCGAGCGCGGAGTGGTGGAACCCCTTCGTGAACTTCTCCCCGGGCCGGGCCGTGGACGGGGACTCGGGCTCCCGCTGGGCGAGCGAGTGGAACGACAACCAGTGGCTGCGCATCGACCTCGGGTCCGCGAACCGCGTGGGGCGCATCACCCTCGACTGGGAGGCCGCGTACGGCAAGGCCTACCGCATCGAGGTCTCCACGGACGACACGAACTGGCAGACCGCCTGGTCCACGACCGCGAGTGACGGCGGCCTGGACACGGCCCGCTTCTCCGGGGTGACGGCCCGCTACGTCCGCGTCCAGGGACTCCAACGCGCGACGAAGTGGGGGTACTCGCTCCACGAGGTCGGCGTCTACAGCAGCTGA
- a CDS encoding TetR/AcrR family transcriptional regulator has product MARMPSADRRRQLTEAAIRAMTRDGVAGTTTRSIAAEAGVSLSVFHYCFDSKQALLESVIAAITDHSVTLVKQAIQPKATLRETVRAGFQAYWEHVSAHPGEHMLTYELTQYALRRPDFEHLARRQYERYCDTYTELIEQLRRHMAFELHVPVRVLAHYLAAMTDGLTLNHLVLGDDRIAASILDMITDHVASLVGDDQEPEG; this is encoded by the coding sequence ATGGCACGGATGCCCTCGGCCGACCGACGCCGGCAGCTGACCGAGGCCGCCATCCGCGCGATGACCCGCGACGGCGTCGCCGGGACGACGACCAGGTCGATCGCCGCCGAGGCGGGCGTGTCCCTGAGCGTCTTCCACTACTGCTTCGACTCCAAGCAGGCCCTGCTCGAATCCGTGATCGCGGCGATCACCGACCACAGCGTCACCCTGGTGAAACAGGCGATCCAGCCCAAGGCGACGCTCCGGGAGACCGTCCGGGCGGGATTCCAGGCGTACTGGGAGCACGTGTCCGCCCACCCGGGCGAACACATGCTGACCTACGAACTCACCCAGTACGCCTTGCGCCGACCGGACTTCGAGCACCTGGCGCGGCGGCAGTACGAGCGGTACTGCGACACCTACACCGAACTGATCGAGCAGCTCCGCCGGCACATGGCCTTCGAACTGCACGTGCCCGTCCGGGTGCTGGCCCACTACCTGGCCGCCATGACGGACGGTCTGACGCTGAACCATCTCGTCCTCGGCGACGACAGGATCGCGGCGAGCATCCTCGACATGATCACCGACCACGTCGCGAGCCTCGTCGGCGACGACCAGGAACCCGAAGGCTAG
- the metE gene encoding 5-methyltetrahydropteroyltriglutamate--homocysteine S-methyltransferase → MTSTTPAAGRPTVATVYGYPRQGQNRELKKSVEGYWKGRITADALRDTARELRRTNWRHLADAGITEVPTGDFSYYDHVLDTSVMVGAVPERHRVAALADPLDGYFAMARGTQDVAPLEMTKWFDTNYHYLVPELGPDTVFTADSTQQVTELTEALRLGHTARPVLVGPVTYLLLAKPAPGVAADFDPLALLDRLLPVYAQVLADLRAAGAEWVQLDEPALVQDRTPAELNATARAYRELGGSTDRPQLLVASYFDRLGEALPVLAKAPVEGLALDFTEAAAGNLDDLAAVGGLPGKRLVAGVVSGRNIWINDYEKSLSTLGTLLGLADRVDVAASCSLLHVPLDATAERDIDPQVRRWLAFARQKTAEVATLARGLARGTDAIAAELAANRADLASRAGSALTHDPAVRARTAAVTDADGRRAQPYERRAAAQRAHLGLPLLPTTTIGSFPQTTELRTARADLRAGRIDTAGYEDRIEAEIREVLAFQEKAGIDVLVHGEPERNDMVQYFAEQLTGYLATQHGWVQSYGTRYVRPPVLAGDISRPDPMTVRWTTYARSRTSKPVKGMLTGPVTMLAWSFVRDDQPLGDTARQVALALRDEVGDLEAAGTSVIQVDEPALRETLPLRAADHAAYLAWATESFRLTTGGVRPDTQIHTHMCYAEFGDIVAAIEDLDADVISLEAARSHMQVAGELAGAGYPREVGPGVWDIHSPRIPSVAEVTALLRKGLGAIPAERLWVNPDCGLKTRGWPETAASLENLVEAARQVRAEAAETA, encoded by the coding sequence GTGACCAGCACGACCCCCGCCGCCGGACGGCCCACCGTGGCCACCGTGTACGGCTACCCCCGCCAGGGCCAGAACCGCGAACTGAAGAAGTCCGTCGAGGGCTACTGGAAGGGCCGCATCACCGCCGACGCCCTCCGGGACACCGCCCGCGAACTGCGCCGGACCAACTGGCGGCACCTGGCCGACGCCGGCATCACCGAGGTGCCGACCGGTGACTTCTCGTACTACGACCACGTACTGGACACCAGCGTGATGGTCGGCGCCGTCCCCGAGCGGCACCGCGTCGCCGCCCTGGCCGACCCGCTCGACGGGTACTTCGCGATGGCGCGCGGAACCCAGGACGTGGCGCCGCTGGAGATGACCAAGTGGTTCGACACCAACTACCACTACCTGGTGCCGGAACTCGGCCCGGACACGGTCTTCACCGCCGACTCGACCCAGCAGGTCACCGAGCTGACGGAAGCGCTCCGGCTGGGCCACACCGCCCGCCCGGTCCTGGTCGGCCCCGTCACCTACCTGCTGCTGGCCAAACCCGCACCGGGCGTGGCCGCGGACTTCGATCCGCTGGCCCTGCTCGACCGGCTGCTGCCCGTCTACGCCCAGGTCCTGGCCGACCTGCGCGCCGCCGGTGCCGAGTGGGTGCAGCTGGACGAGCCCGCCCTGGTGCAGGACCGCACCCCGGCCGAACTGAACGCCACCGCCCGCGCGTACCGGGAGCTCGGCGGATCGACCGACCGGCCCCAGCTGCTCGTCGCCTCCTACTTCGACCGGCTCGGCGAGGCGCTGCCCGTCCTGGCCAAGGCCCCCGTCGAGGGGCTCGCCCTGGACTTCACCGAGGCCGCGGCCGGAAACCTCGACGACCTCGCCGCCGTCGGGGGCCTGCCCGGCAAGCGCCTCGTCGCCGGCGTCGTGAGCGGCCGCAACATCTGGATCAACGACTACGAGAAGTCCCTCAGCACCCTCGGCACCCTCCTGGGGCTCGCCGACCGGGTGGACGTGGCCGCCTCCTGCTCCCTGCTCCACGTGCCGCTGGACGCCACCGCCGAACGCGACATCGACCCGCAGGTCCGGCGCTGGCTCGCCTTCGCCCGCCAGAAGACCGCGGAGGTCGCCACCCTCGCCCGGGGCCTGGCCCGCGGCACGGACGCGATCGCCGCCGAACTCGCCGCCAACCGGGCCGACCTGGCCTCCCGCGCCGGATCCGCCCTCACCCACGATCCCGCGGTCCGGGCCCGTACCGCCGCCGTCACCGACGCGGACGGGCGGCGCGCCCAGCCGTACGAGCGGCGGGCCGCCGCCCAGCGGGCACACCTGGGCCTCCCGCTGCTCCCGACGACCACGATCGGATCGTTCCCGCAGACCACCGAACTGCGCACGGCCCGCGCCGACCTGCGCGCCGGGCGCATCGACACCGCCGGCTACGAGGACCGCATCGAGGCGGAGATCCGGGAGGTCCTGGCCTTCCAGGAGAAGGCCGGCATCGACGTCCTGGTACACGGCGAGCCCGAACGCAACGACATGGTCCAGTACTTCGCCGAGCAGCTCACCGGCTACCTGGCCACCCAGCACGGCTGGGTCCAGTCCTACGGCACCCGCTACGTCCGGCCCCCGGTCCTGGCCGGCGACATCTCCCGCCCCGACCCGATGACCGTGCGCTGGACCACCTACGCCCGGTCGCGGACGTCCAAGCCGGTCAAGGGCATGCTGACCGGGCCCGTCACCATGCTCGCCTGGTCCTTCGTACGCGACGACCAGCCCCTCGGTGACACCGCCCGCCAAGTGGCCCTCGCCCTGCGCGACGAGGTGGGCGACCTGGAGGCGGCCGGTACCTCGGTCATCCAGGTCGACGAGCCCGCCCTGCGCGAGACCCTCCCGCTGCGGGCCGCCGACCACGCCGCGTACCTCGCCTGGGCCACCGAGTCCTTCCGGCTCACCACCGGTGGGGTCCGGCCGGACACCCAGATCCACACGCACATGTGCTACGCCGAGTTCGGCGACATCGTGGCGGCCATCGAGGACCTCGACGCCGATGTCATCAGCCTGGAGGCCGCCCGTTCCCACATGCAGGTCGCCGGTGAACTCGCGGGCGCCGGCTACCCGCGCGAGGTCGGTCCCGGCGTCTGGGACATCCACTCGCCGCGGATCCCCTCCGTGGCCGAGGTGACGGCGCTGCTGCGCAAGGGGCTGGGGGCCATCCCGGCCGAGCGGCTGTGGGTCAATCCCGACTGCGGCCTGAAGACCCGCGGCTGGCCGGAGACCGCGGCCTCGCTGGAGAACCTGGTCGAGGCCGCCCGGCAGGTCCGCGCCGAAGCGGCGGAGACCGCCTAG
- a CDS encoding FAD-dependent oxidoreductase: MNERGNRPRTGHGRAMKENVDHHVPVLIVGGSLVGLCTSLFLGRHGIPHMVVEKHAGTSMHPRGRGINVRTMELFRVARVEDRIREAASVLADNHGIMQGGSLTGDDQEWLFEEIDPGGALARFSPAAWCLCSQNDIEPVLMSVTPTLGADLRFSTELLSFDQDPGGVTAIVKNRETGEHSTVRADYLVAADGPRSPVREALRIGQSGSGDLFHNVSITFRSQMLAHVVGDRRFIVCYLTKPDADGALLPVDNAERWVFHAPWHPDRGETLEDFTDERCVEHIRRAVGAPDLDIEVTGKAPWHAAERVAERYAVGRVFLAGDSAHEMSPTGAFGSNTGIQDAHNIAWKLAAVLNGSAGPGLLQTYETERLPVARATSERASARSAEHSHPGYEPDPEHTSPAGSAPAALPDAAPGAGGRQGGVLSVAMGYRYNQGVVLGADPDRPVVPERMRLGGDPGSRAPHMWLCAPGDPEPKSTVDLYERSFVLLCSEETPWRAAGRSVSEELGLPLDVYAIGTGPEADLIPANGGDWTEVHGTTPQGAILVRPDGFVAWRSAQAVADPAAVLHEVLTTLLDRS, translated from the coding sequence GTGAACGAGCGAGGGAACCGGCCTCGTACAGGGCATGGAAGAGCCATGAAGGAAAACGTCGACCACCACGTCCCGGTCCTCATCGTGGGCGGCTCGCTGGTGGGTCTGTGCACCTCGCTCTTCCTCGGCCGGCATGGCATCCCGCACATGGTGGTCGAGAAGCACGCGGGTACCTCGATGCACCCACGCGGACGCGGTATCAACGTACGGACGATGGAACTGTTCCGGGTCGCCCGCGTCGAGGACCGGATCCGTGAGGCCGCCTCGGTCCTGGCGGACAACCACGGCATCATGCAGGGCGGCTCGCTGACCGGTGACGACCAGGAGTGGCTCTTCGAGGAAATCGACCCGGGGGGCGCGCTCGCGCGTTTCAGCCCGGCGGCATGGTGCCTGTGCAGCCAGAACGACATCGAGCCGGTCCTGATGTCCGTGACCCCCACACTCGGGGCCGACCTGCGGTTCTCCACCGAACTCCTCTCCTTCGACCAGGACCCGGGCGGGGTCACCGCGATCGTGAAGAACCGGGAGACCGGGGAACACAGCACGGTGCGCGCGGACTACCTCGTCGCGGCCGACGGGCCGCGCAGCCCGGTACGGGAGGCCCTCCGGATCGGCCAGAGCGGCTCCGGGGACCTGTTCCACAACGTGAGCATCACCTTCCGGTCCCAGATGCTCGCCCACGTGGTCGGCGACCGGCGTTTCATCGTGTGCTACCTGACGAAGCCCGACGCCGACGGGGCCCTGCTGCCCGTCGACAACGCCGAGCGGTGGGTCTTCCACGCGCCTTGGCACCCGGACCGCGGCGAGACGTTGGAGGACTTCACCGACGAGCGTTGCGTGGAGCACATCCGCCGGGCCGTCGGCGCACCCGACCTGGACATCGAGGTCACCGGGAAGGCGCCGTGGCACGCCGCCGAGCGGGTCGCCGAGCGGTACGCGGTCGGCCGGGTCTTCCTGGCCGGTGACTCCGCCCACGAGATGTCGCCCACCGGCGCGTTCGGCTCGAACACCGGCATCCAGGACGCCCACAACATCGCCTGGAAGCTCGCCGCGGTGCTGAACGGTTCGGCCGGGCCGGGGCTGCTGCAGACCTACGAGACCGAGCGGTTGCCGGTGGCCCGGGCCACCAGTGAGCGCGCCTCGGCGCGTTCGGCGGAGCACAGCCACCCCGGGTACGAGCCCGACCCCGAGCACACGTCCCCCGCCGGGTCCGCGCCCGCGGCCCTCCCGGACGCCGCGCCGGGCGCCGGCGGCCGGCAGGGCGGGGTCCTGTCCGTGGCCATGGGCTACCGCTACAACCAGGGCGTGGTGCTCGGAGCCGATCCGGACCGACCGGTCGTGCCCGAACGGATGCGGCTCGGCGGGGACCCGGGCAGCCGTGCGCCGCACATGTGGCTCTGCGCTCCGGGCGATCCGGAGCCCAAGTCCACCGTGGACCTCTACGAGCGTTCCTTCGTCCTGCTGTGCTCGGAGGAGACGCCGTGGCGGGCGGCGGGGCGATCCGTCTCCGAAGAGCTCGGCCTGCCCCTGGACGTGTACGCGATCGGCACCGGGCCGGAGGCCGACCTGATCCCGGCGAACGGCGGCGACTGGACCGAGGTGCACGGTACGACCCCGCAGGGCGCGATCCTCGTCCGCCCGGACGGGTTCGTGGCCTGGCGCTCGGCGCAGGCGGTGGCCGATCCGGCCGCCGTCCTCCACGAGGTCCTGACCACGCTGCTGGACCGGTCCTGA
- a CDS encoding SchA/CurD-like domain-containing protein gives MTTLSERISQSAFDGSRLRVVLLLDLYDGAQNQFLEVYEHLQKQVSSVPGHISDELCQSIENPSQWLITSEWESAPRFLAWINSEEHVASVQPLHGCVRDTRSLRFSVLREIGKGPGPGSHSPTGPPSAAASSPDTADRARGSLQVAPRRGDGVVRHALTFTVKPGSEPVVAELLAGYTSPQAQVDESTRLRRTSLFMHGNRVVRAVEVEGDLLAALRHVAQQPEVRALEEAINPYLEQDRDLGDPGSARMFFTRAALPAVHHVAAGGRERADLGRHALFYPAKDGCGSALARLLAGQDEAAVDDPTSPIEGSTVFQRDDIVVRLLDLRGPLDARPALALGVEGDHKAAVLARLLDSAKDGVPTTDQEISRFLARSEMRLITDRRSPVQA, from the coding sequence ATGACAACCTTGTCGGAACGGATATCCCAGTCCGCCTTCGACGGCTCGAGGCTTCGGGTCGTGCTGCTGCTGGATCTGTACGACGGTGCGCAGAATCAGTTCCTGGAGGTGTACGAACATCTCCAGAAGCAGGTGTCCTCCGTCCCCGGACACATCAGCGACGAGTTGTGCCAGTCGATCGAGAACCCGTCCCAGTGGCTCATCACCAGCGAATGGGAGAGCGCGCCGCGGTTCTTGGCCTGGATCAACAGCGAGGAACACGTCGCGTCGGTGCAGCCGCTCCACGGCTGTGTACGGGACACCCGCTCGCTGCGTTTCAGCGTGTTGCGGGAGATCGGCAAGGGGCCGGGCCCCGGCTCCCACTCCCCCACCGGCCCGCCCTCCGCAGCCGCCTCTTCACCGGACACCGCGGACCGGGCCCGGGGCAGCCTCCAGGTCGCTCCGCGGCGCGGCGACGGCGTGGTCCGCCACGCGCTCACCTTCACCGTGAAACCCGGCAGCGAGCCGGTGGTGGCGGAGCTCCTGGCCGGGTACACCTCACCGCAGGCCCAGGTCGACGAGAGCACCCGACTCCGCCGCACCTCGCTGTTCATGCACGGCAACCGTGTCGTCCGTGCGGTCGAGGTCGAGGGCGACCTGCTGGCGGCCCTGCGGCACGTGGCCCAGCAGCCCGAGGTGCGGGCGTTGGAGGAGGCCATCAACCCGTACCTGGAGCAGGACCGGGATCTCGGCGATCCCGGATCGGCGCGGATGTTCTTCACCCGTGCGGCGCTCCCCGCGGTGCACCATGTGGCGGCCGGCGGCCGCGAGCGGGCGGACCTCGGGCGGCACGCCCTCTTCTACCCCGCGAAGGACGGGTGCGGCTCGGCGCTCGCCCGGCTCCTCGCCGGGCAGGACGAGGCGGCCGTGGACGACCCGACGAGCCCCATCGAGGGCAGCACCGTCTTCCAGCGCGACGACATCGTCGTGCGCCTCCTCGACCTGCGCGGCCCGCTCGACGCGCGCCCCGCACTCGCCCTCGGCGTCGAGGGCGACCACAAGGCCGCCGTGCTCGCCCGGCTGCTCGACAGCGCCAAGGACGGCGTCCCCACCACCGACCAGGAGATCTCCCGCTTCCTCGCGCGCTCTGAAATGCGCCTGATCACCGACCGGCGTTCGCCGGTCCAAGCCTGA
- a CDS encoding acyl carrier protein, producing the protein MTARLTMEELAALMKKGAGVTVDPAAMASRPDSGFDEWGLDSLGLLGIVGELENRHSRPLPADADRCKSPREFLDLVNNALAA; encoded by the coding sequence ATGACCGCTCGACTGACCATGGAAGAACTGGCCGCGCTCATGAAGAAGGGGGCCGGCGTCACCGTCGACCCCGCGGCCATGGCGAGCCGCCCCGACTCGGGCTTCGACGAGTGGGGCCTGGACTCCCTGGGCCTCCTCGGCATCGTCGGTGAGCTGGAGAACCGACACAGCCGGCCGCTGCCGGCCGACGCGGACCGGTGCAAGTCCCCGCGCGAGTTCCTCGACCTCGTCAACAACGCCCTGGCCGCCTGA
- a CDS encoding methyltransferase, with product MTTVSPTPTPIPSPQHTPQPAMRMRELVFGAACAAAVRAAARLGVADALGESPATAAELATAVNAEPLPLQRLLRALSCYGIFAETEDGRFVHTEMSHLLREDDPHSLRYIALWCTEPWTWQAWPRLDDAVRSGGSVFQELYGKGFFDYLHQDAHESAHVFNRAMTTSSMQSALDVAELLDLTGISVVADIGGGQGHVLASLLEKHPTVRGVLLDLPGVAAKADPRLREDGPLAARADIVPGDCREAIPVDADMYIIKNILEWDDDSTRRTLRNVVEAARPGSRVVIIENLVDDTPSMKFTTAMDLLLLLNVGGAKHTKASLCARMEDAGLVIGEIRPVNAYLHAFECTVPG from the coding sequence ATGACCACGGTAAGTCCCACCCCCACCCCGATCCCGTCCCCCCAGCACACCCCCCAGCCGGCCATGCGCATGCGTGAGCTCGTCTTCGGGGCGGCCTGCGCCGCCGCCGTACGGGCCGCCGCCCGCCTGGGAGTGGCCGACGCCCTCGGGGAGTCGCCCGCCACCGCGGCCGAGCTCGCGACCGCGGTGAACGCCGAGCCGCTGCCCCTGCAGCGACTGCTCCGCGCCCTGTCCTGCTACGGGATCTTCGCGGAGACCGAGGACGGACGGTTCGTCCACACCGAGATGTCGCACCTGCTGCGCGAGGACGACCCGCACAGCCTGCGCTACATCGCCCTGTGGTGCACCGAGCCCTGGACCTGGCAGGCCTGGCCGCGGCTCGACGACGCCGTCCGATCCGGCGGCAGCGTCTTCCAGGAGCTGTACGGCAAGGGCTTCTTCGACTACCTGCACCAGGACGCGCACGAGTCGGCCCACGTGTTCAACCGGGCCATGACCACCTCCAGCATGCAGTCGGCGCTGGACGTCGCGGAGCTCCTCGACCTCACCGGGATCTCGGTCGTCGCGGACATCGGCGGAGGCCAGGGCCACGTACTGGCGAGCCTGCTGGAGAAGCACCCGACGGTACGGGGCGTGCTGCTCGACCTGCCGGGCGTGGCGGCGAAGGCCGACCCGCGCCTGCGCGAGGACGGGCCGCTCGCCGCACGGGCCGACATCGTCCCCGGGGACTGTCGCGAGGCCATCCCGGTCGACGCCGACATGTACATCATCAAGAACATCCTGGAGTGGGACGACGACAGCACCCGCAGGACCCTGCGCAACGTCGTCGAGGCGGCCCGCCCCGGATCCAGGGTCGTCATCATCGAGAACCTGGTCGACGACACCCCGTCGATGAAGTTCACCACGGCCATGGACCTGCTGCTGCTGCTCAACGTCGGCGGCGCGAAGCACACCAAGGCCAGCCTCTGCGCCCGCATGGAGGACGCCGGACTGGTGATCGGCGAGATCCGGCCGGTCAACGCGTACCTGCACGCGTTCGAGTGCACCGTGCCCGGGTGA